The DNA sequence GAAGCTGTGACGAAAGTTCACAGTTCAATTGCTCAATCTCCATTGCCAGTGTATTCATTGTTTTTTATTATTTTTACAAAGATGTAAAAGCCTTTAATAATAGGCAATACCGCATATTTTTCACCCATAGGGATAAAAAAGTCAATTTTATGGAAACAAAGGAGAGAGCTGAAGAAAATAAAATTTGCCCGTTGGAAGTCGCAGTGAATACCATCAGTGGAAAATGGAAAATTCCTATCGTTTGGCAGATCAATGAAGGAAAAAAACGTCCGAGTGAATTCCTACGTGGTATCGCTAAAGTTGACCGGAGAGTTTTGAATCAACAATTGTCTGAAATGATAGATGACGGTATTTTAACGAAACAGTCATTTAATGAGCTTCCTCCAAGGGTTGAATATACATTGACACCACTGGGTGAACAACTGGTGAAGATTCTTTGGCAGCTGAATGATTGGGGTAAATTACTGATTCCTGAAAATGAAAAAGTGTAAAGAATAAGTTAAATATTACAGATTTTCAGAACTTTATTTGCTGGTACGTGGAAAAAAAAGATATTTGTGTTAACTAAAAAACGCATGAAAAAAATCATCACGGGAATCACAGCGCTTCTTATTCTTACCAACTGTACGAAAGAAAAATTATCAGACCGTTTACTGGCTGAACCGGATAAGAATGAGCACTTAATTGCAGAAAATGCTTTAAAAATCCATAAAGATAAAAATACCATCCGTGAAAGATTTTCTCCTCCTGAAGGCTATGAGTGGAGTGAAGAAAAATCTGGTTCTTTCGGATATTTTATTGAAAACTTTAAGCTGAAACCTTATGAAAGTCAGATTCTGAAATATGATGGTAATCCTATTTCTACCCAGCATCTTCATGAAGCTGTTTTTGACATTGATACAGGAACTAAAGACCTTCAGCAATGTGCTGATGCTGCCATCCGTATGAGAGCTGAGTATCTTTATAAAGTGAAAAAGTTTGACGAAATCAAATTTCATTTTACCAGCGGTGATCTTCTCAGCTGGAATGACTATAAAAACGGGACGAGAGCTTTTGTCAAAAGAAATTCGGTGAGCTTTAGAAAAACTGCTGCTTTTGATGATTCTTATCAGAGTTTCAGAAATTATCTGGATCTGATCTTTAATTATGCAGGAACGATTTCATTAAATAAAGAAACAAAACCTGTTGCAAAAAATTCTGATCTGAAAACCGGAGATATTCTGATTACACCGGGAAGTCCAGGACATATTGTTTTTATTTCTGGTGTCTGTAAGAATAAAGAAGGGAAAAGATTGTTTTTGTTGAGCGAAGGATTTACGCCTGCACAATCTATTCATTTACTCTCCAATCCTTTTGATCCTTATTTTACACCATGGTATGATCTAGATATCGATGCTAAGGAAACTAAAACTGCACGATATTTTTTTAAACCTACAAACTTCAGAAGCTTTTAATAATTTATATTCAAAACTATTGGAAAGTTACTACGATAATCTGAACTTGTTTTTGTAAATTTGTGTTCGAAATTTTTTTCTTGATGAAAGAGAGTGCTGTAAAAAAGATTGCAGTTCTTACTTCAGGAGGTGACTCTCCGGGTATGAATGCGGCGTTAAGAGCGGTAGTAAGAACCGCCAATTACTATAATATCGAATGCTACGGGGTGAGAGAAGGCTACAACGGTCTTATCAACAATGATTTCCTGAAAATGGGAGCCCGTTCCGTAAAAAATATAATCAACCAGGGTGGAACAATTCTAAAGTCTGCCAGATCTGCTGAATTCAGAACAAAAGAAGGCCGCCAGAAAGCTTATGACAATTGCGTAAAGCTTGGAATAGACGGATTGGTTTGTATTGGTGGAGACGGAACTTTCACCGGTGCAAAAATCTTTAATGAAGAATTCGGAATCAGAGTAATCGGTGTTCCTGGAACAATCGACAATGATATTTTCGGAACTGATAATACCATCGGATACGACACTGCTTTGAATACTGCAATGGATGCCATTGATAAAATCCGTGACACAGCAACTTCCCACAACAGAGTTTTCTTTGTAGAGGTAATGGGTCGTGATGCCGGTTTTATTGCATTAAACAGTGGATTGGCAACTGGAGCTTTGGATATTTTAATTCCTGAGAAAAAAGACAGTATTGATGAGCTTTTCACGAAATTCAGAGATGCTGAAAAAACCGGAAAGGCATCAAGCATTGTGGTGGTTGCAGAGGGTGAAAAACTTGCCAACGTATATGAACTTGCCGAAAAAACAAAGCAGACATTCCCTGATTATGACATTCGTGTAGCCATTTTGGGGCACATGCAGAGAGGAGGTTCTCCAAGCTGTGCAGACAGGGTTTTGGCAAGCAGACTAGGCTATGGCGCCGTAACAGGATTAATGGAAGGACAAACCAATGTAATGGCAGGAATGCGTTCTAACGATCTGACGTATACACCGATTGAAGAAGCCATTAAAAAACATAACGAAATCAATAAAGATCTTTTACTGATTTCAGAAATTTTAGCAATCTAATTATTTTTATAATCTAATAAAAACAAACTATTATGTCAACAATTAAAGTAGGTATCAACGGTTTTGGTAGAATTGGACGTCTTGTTTTCAGAGCAATGACTGAAAGAGACAACATTGAAGTTGTAGGAATCAATGACCTAATCAATGCAGAATACATGGCTTACATGTTAAAATATGACTCTGTACACGGTATTTTCCCAGGTGAAGTTTCTGTAGAAGGAAATGATCTTGTAGTAAACGGGAAAAGAATCAGAGTAACTGCTGAAAGAGATCCTAACAACCTAAAGTGGAATGAAATTGGTGCTGACTATATCGTAGAATCTACAGGTCTTTTCTTATCTAAAGATACTGCTCAGGCTCACATCAACGCTGGTGCTAAGAAAGTAATCCTTTCTGCTCCTTCTAAAGATGATACTCCAATGTTCGTAATGGGTGTAAACCACAAGGAACTTACTGATGATATCAAAATCTTGTCAAACGCTTCTTGTACTACAAACTGTTTAGCTCCTTTAGCTAAAGTGATCCACGATAACTTCGGAATCGTAGAAGGTTTAATGACAACTGTACACGCTACAACAGCTACTCAAAAGACTGTTGACGGTCCTTCAGTAAAAGACTGGAGAGGTGGTAGAGCTGCTCTGAACAATATCATCCCTTCTTCTACAGGTGCTGCTAAAGCAGTAGGAAAAGTAATCCCTTCTTTGAACGGAAAACTAACAGGTATGTCTTTCAGAGTACCAACTGTTGACGTTTCTGTAGTAGATTTAACAGTAAGAATTGACAAAGCTGCTTCTTATGAAGAGATCTGTTCAGTAATCAAAGCTGCTTCTGAAGGTGAATTGAAAGGTATCCTTGGATATACTGAAGATGCAGTAGTATCTCAGGACTTCGTAGGAGATAAGAGAACTTCTATCTTCGATAAAGATGCTGGTATCATGCTTTCTCCAAACTTTGTGAAACTTGTTTCTTGGTATGACAACGAAATGGGTTACTCTAACAAGTTAGTAGATATGCTTGTACACGCTGCTTCTTTATAATAAGTAATGAGCGATAAGCAATAAGTAATATAAAACCTTCCCGATGGGAAGGTTTTTTTGTTTTTATTTTTCTTTTTTGCTTTTGATAAATAACCCGAAAGGAATACCTATACTCACTTTAACCATGAAACTATTTTTCAAAGCTCTTGTATGATATGGTTCATTATCTACACCAGCCATCACTCTAAAAGTTGCTTTGTTCACATCTTCTTCATCATTTATTCTGAAGATTAAACCTCCTTGAAGAGCATATCTGTTTCTGTAATCCATATAATCCATATTTTGTAAGGCAAAAGTATGAGTACCCAATACAGTAAACCCAAAATTATTTGTCATAAATATTGAAAACTGAAGACCTGATTGTAAAGTCCAAAAAGCCCTACTCAAATAAGAATATTTTCCCAATTTTCGTCCTCCATTATCCACTATAAAAGCATCATTATTTTTTTGCTCCAAAATAGGTTCTAAATTAGGCTTATCAATACCCACATTGGCATCTAATAGATTTCCCATTATGACATTACTAAATACCTGAAAATTAAATAAATTCAAAAAATATTTGCCAAATTGTTTATTCCAGTTATACGATAAATTAAGATTTAGTCGTGGGTAGTTACTAACTTGATTTTCTATTATAATCATTTTATTAACTTTTGATGTATCTAAATCTATGTTTTGGTTATAGACATCCACTGTAGCCTTAAACCATTGTAAACTACTCCCATTAAGCACCTTAATATTTCTTTTATCAAATGCTATAATACTATCATTAATATACTTGTATGGATTAACAACTATCTTCTCATAACGTCTCATTTTTTCTTTTAATTCAACTATTCTTTTTTGAGATCTCTCAATCTTTGCATACATTTCAATTCTTTCATTTTCTTCTAATTTGGTGTTATTAAGTCTGTTTTTTATTTTCTTTATATCACTTAACAATAGTATCAATTCATCTTCATTAAGCGCTTCATCATCCTTAAATTCATTATAATCATTAATAATGATATCTCTATAATAGTTATTCCTTTTCTTGTACAGATCATCACATTTTTTTTCATTAAAATACCTTGTTGGTGAAGAAGTTACAATATTGAGGGTAAAGGAGCCTCCAACATCTTTTTTCCATGATTTACTAGAATAAAATAACCCGCTATTTACACTTGAAGTATATGCACTAATATTAAAAAATAAATGGTTATGATAACTAAAATTAGCTCCAATACTTAATTTAGTATCATTTCCACTTGTAAATGCTATTGCACTATTATTTGTTACATTATCGCTTGAATTTAATATAACTGCTTTTTTCAATGTTTTAAGGTCATCTACGAAAACACTATCATGAATGGCTTTTCCATCATGTGCCCCCTTACTACTTTCAGTACATTTATATTTAATACTACAAAAGGTACTATCTAATTTAAATTTAATAACATCATCTATATTTTGAATAGAATCATCTAAAAAAATTGGAATTCTAGGAAGGAAATATTTTGTTTTATCATTTATACCTTTAATAACAAAAACCGAATCATTTTTAAGATTCACAAAAATTTTCTGACTATCAGCCAAATAAATATGTCGATATTTTAACGCCTTTTTCTCAATAATCTTTTGGTTAATATCATCTACACCCAGCCCTGTTTGATTATTAATTAATTGTAAAATATTACTTTTATCCTTATCTTCTAATGTCATAATAAAGCCAATAAGTGTTTTTGCACTTGATTCATCAGAATACTTAGATTCATATTCAGACAACAATTTCACCTGCCCACAGACCATCCCCACCCATCCAAGCAGAAACAGTAATAAAATTTTTGTTTTCATGGTTATTTATTTTCAGATTAAAGTTTTTTTGAAATGGTCATTAGTTTTATTTAAAGCTACAATACTTACCTACCACACGAAATACCACAAAAGGGTGATTTTTTTAACATAATTTTATTATTTTTAAGAAAACATTAACCAATGAAGAAAAAACACCTGACTCATGCAAAAAAACCGCATCCCCTCACCAAAGTCTGGAATGACTATCCTGAAATTTTACAGAATGATAACAGAATACTACCCGTTCCCGTCATTGAACATCTTATAGGAGAAATCTTCGCGCCGGGAAAGTTCTATTATTATGTTATTAATTTTGCAGACAGTACCATCTGCAATCACCATGAAGACATTCTGAAAATACATGGGCTCAATAAATATCCTATACATCTGAAAGAGATTATAGACCTCATCCATCCCGACGACATAGAATTTGTCATGGAAGCTGAAAGAATGTCAATAGAAAAAATAAAAGAAATTAACGGCTTTGATTACCAGCAGGAACTGAAAACCAGCTACTGTTTCAGAATGAGAACTTCAAAAGGTAATTATGAACTGTTCCATCATCAGGCCTTACACACTTATAAAGATGAAAAAGGCAGGCTTTTGCAAGCGGTTAATATCCATACGAATATTGAACATATTACTCATCAAAATTCTTATATTGTGTTAGTCTGCGGAATTAACGGACGGGAAGATTTTCATCAGATGCAATGGATGGAGCATAGTAAACTTCATGAATCCACGCCTGTCATTTTCACTAAAAGAGAAGTTGAGATTATCAACTGTATTGCAAAAGGCTATTCCACAGGAGAAATATCCGATCGGTTGAATATCTCTGAAGAAACGGTACGTACTCACAGAAAAAATATTTTAAGAAAATCCGATTGTAGAAACAGCTCTGAACTCATCAAGAAAACGTTTGAATGGGGCTACCTATAAAATCTACATCCTAAGCCTGACAAATCTCACCAAAGAATTTCAGCATAAAACTTGTACTTTTATAGATAAAGGAATGAACATGATACAACCACGATTTAAAGATGCTCCTCATTTCAGAGATTTCTGGGAAAGTGGAAATGGAAAACTGCTTATTGAATTTTCCGGAGCAGAAGTAAGTTTTGAAAAATTTGAAAAATTCGCTCCTTTTTTTCATCATGTGGACGAGATTGGTGATGAGGTGGTAAGAGATGTTTATTTTACTAAAAAATTTCATGAGGCATCCAGGGAAATTGAACAGTACATCAGAAATGGAGTTTCGGAAACAGATTCAGTTCATGAAAGTGTAAAAAAGCTGTTCACCCAAACTCAGAAAGTTCCTGAATGGCTTGATTACAATTTACTCAAAAGCGGTGCTGAGCTCTGCATGAGAAGCAACCTGGATTCTCTGATCTCGTTGAGAGATTATTGTCTGATCGGTGGTTATGACTACGCTTACCTCAACAAACCCCTTATTGTTACAGAGGCATTAAAAAAGGGTGCGGTAAAACGTCTTTCGGAAACATTAGATTTCTGGGTAAATGCTACCCGTTACAATGCACTGGAAGTTCACGCAAAAGGATATGAATTTGCTATAAAAACCCGCCTGATCCATTCTTACGCAAGACTTTCCATAAAAAAACATTATAAAGGCTGGGATACAGAAAACTGGGGTGAGCCCATCAATTCATGGGATATGATGGCAACGTATATCGGTTTCAGTCTTGTCTTTCTTCACAGCCTTCAAAAATTGGGTAATAGTTTTTCCCTTGAGGAAGAACAGGGAATTTTTCACCTTTGGAAATACGTAGGTTATCTTCTGGGAATTCCGGAACAGCTTCTCCCTGACAATAAAAAACAGGCTACTGAATATTTTTATTTATGGACTTCTGTTCAACCTCCATCTGATAAAGATTCTGTTCTTCTTGCCCATTCTTTGCTGAATGAATCTCTGGAAAATCCAATTTTAAAATTTGAATTCCAAAGGAAAAATTTAAAATATCTACACGTATGCTGTACCTGGTTTCTGTTGGATGATGAAGTCTGCAAAAGGCTGCAGATCCCGGAAGTTCCCAACAAAAACTTATTTCCAAAATCAAAGATACTTTTCAACAAAATTTATGACAGAATCGTAAGCCGTGATTCCAGAATAAAAAGAGGAAATAAGGATCAGATGAAGGTACTGGAAGATTATCTGAATATCACCAAGAATTCAAATTTCCATTAAAATACCTCTGTTAAAAATCGCAAAGGCGCAACAAATTCCCATGCGTTACAAAAACTTTTAAGGCGCAAGAAAATCAAAGATTTTCAGCTAGAGAAATTATAAATCTTAAAATAAATTTTTCTCGAAGATCAAGCTATTTACGCAGATTTTTATTAACATCTGCCTAATCAGCAAAATTAGCGATAGAGAAAATAATTTAACAGTATTCAATTTTATCTTCGATAAAATCTTTGCGCCTTAAAGCGTAGAATCATTAAAAAAGCTTGCGTCTTTGCGGGTCTCCAACAAACCTTACATTAATAAATAAGCAATTTTTTAGTTACAAAAAAAATCTTTAAATATTCCTATACAGTTCATCCTCCATTCTTTCGTTATGAATAAAATCAGCAGCAAAATTTTATCATTTTTTAACTCTAAAAACAGTTTTCAGGAACAAAAAACATTAGTTTTTGATATATAAATTATGTATTTTTGAGAAATTATTTTAATAGCGATGAGTAACATTGATGATAAGAAAAAAGCACTTGCTCTAGTGCTTGACAAATTAGATAAAACATACGGAAAGGGAACAGTAATGACTTTAGGTGATGAATCTATAGACAATACAATAGAAGTAATTCCTTCCGGTTCTTTAGGATTAGATATCGCATTAGGTATCGGCGGATATCCAAAAGGAAGAATCATTGAAATATACGGCCCTGAATCTTCAGGTAAAACAACATTAACCCTTCATGCTATTGCTGAAGCTCAAAAAGCAGGTGGTATAGCAGCATTTATTGATGCAGAGCACGCTTTCGACAGAACATATGCTGCGAAACTAGGAATTGATCTGGAAAACCTTATCATTTCTCAGCCGGATAACGGAGAACAGGCTTTAGAAATTGCAGATAACCTTATCCGTTCAGGAGCTATTGATATTGTTGTCATTGACTCTGTTGCTGCTCTTACTCCAAAAGCAGAGATTGAAGGTGAAATGGGAGATTCTAAAATGGGTCTTCACGCAAGATTGATGTCTCAGGCATTAAGAAAGCTTACAGCTACTATTTCAAGAACAAAATGTACAGTGATCTTCATTAACCAGTTGAGAGAAAAGATCGGGGTAATGTTCGGAAATCCTGAAACAACTACCGGAGGTAATGCTCTTAAGTTCTACGCTTCTGTAAGAATTGATATCAGAAAAGCCAGCGCGCCTATCAAACAAGGTGATGAGGCTATCGGTAGCCGTGTGAAAGTAAAGATTGTGAAAAACAAAGTAGCACCTCCTTTCAAGCAGGCAGAATTCGATATCATGTATGGTGAAGGAGTTTCTAAAGTAGGTGAAATTCTTGATACTGCAGTAGATATGGGAATCGTAAAGAAAAGCGGATCTTGGTTCAGCTACGAAGAGACCAAACTTGGTCAGGGACGTGATGCTGTAAAAGATGTTTTAAAAGACAATCCGGATCTTTCTGAGGAATTGGAGAACAAGATCAAGGAAGAAATGAAAAACAAATAATTTTTCAGAAAATATAGAAAGGCAGTCTTAGGATTGCCTTTTTCGTTTTTTACATGCAGATATTTTTTAACGTTCTATGTTAACTTGCAAATAAATGAAGAATCAGAAAATAAAAAAAGGTTATTCCGTGGAACAACCTCTTTTTAAGTTTTTATATTTTTTTATATTATTCAGCAATTTTACCTTGAAGCTGAAGTGCTCCGGTAACCTTCATTCCTTTTGTCGGAGTTTCAAATCTCATGTTTTCTTTATTAACAAAAGCATCAATAGTGAAGAAATCTTCATTCTCTTCATTCGTAATCAGTTTTAACTTCAGGATATATCCTTTAACGCTGCCATCTTCAAGCAATTCTGTTTCCTTAAAGTCTACAACCTGAGCAATAAAATCAAAACATGCATAATTAGGAAGATCCTGGCTTGGTGCATACGTTGTGAAGTCTTCACTCATTTTAGTTCCATCAGGTAAATCAGTGTTTGTGTGAACGTCAAGAATGAAAACAATTCCACTGATATTTACTTTCAGATGAGGCTGGGTCATGTAAGTGTTTCTATTTTCAGCATAATCTGTAGCAAAGAACCAAACTCCAAAAGTTTCTCTGGCCGGCCCCGCTACAATAGCCTGCAAATTCAGCGCATTTTCCCACTCTCTGATTGATCTTGTTTCAAAATCTAAAACATAATCAGTTTTCACTTCCGGAATTATGGTACTCAATTCATCTGTAACAATCGTTTTAAATCTTACATCTTCAAATTCTGTTTTACTCTTATCTTCATCAGATGAATCTGTAACCGTAGACTGCATTAAAACAGTGGTAAGATATTGACCGTAATCTTTAGTCTGGAAATTTTCATGACCAAAAACACCACTCCAGGTATTCACAAGATTATGAACATTTGATTTTCTTATAATAATTCCTGCTTCGTTAGTGATTTCAGGAGCAGCAATTCCTTCTGTATTCGGGAAATAATCCTTACCATCCACCAACTGATGATTCATGATCTCATTATTTTCTTCGTGAGAAAACTCTGCAAAACCTTTATAAGTGACATTTTGGTTTTCAAAAATATACGGAAGCCCTGTTTTTGCCTTATCAGATCCTTCAAAATGATAAGAAAGTGAAATAGCTTTAAATTCTTCCTCTTTTGTTGCCGGATTATGATTACCATTATTATCAAACTGAGAATGATACAAAATCATATAAGATTTGATCTTCCCTTCATGAAGTTCGTTTTCAAACTTTTCTTCCATTTGTGCGATTGCCTGTTGTGGAGCCAGCGCATAAGCATCTTCTGTCACCATATAAGCAAAGCCTTCTATCTCACCATTTTCCTTTTCAAAAGCCGAAATAGGTGTATATTCTCCTCTTAGCTGCAGCGCTATAGAATAGACTATATAATCATTATAAATTTTGATTTTTTCAAATTCCTTATTTACTGTCTTTGGCTCTTCCACTTGTGATGAGGGGATTTCCGGTATTGTTTCCACCACTTCTTCCGCCACTTCCTGTACTACTTTTTCCTCCGGCATTTCCATTTCCTGAACCAAAGTACTTACATTTTCCTGATTGTTGTTTTTCTTCTTAAAAAAATCAAAGATTCCCATACTGTTATTTATAATTGGCGGTAAATATAATAAAAGTGCCCAACAGACCCATCATAAAAAAAATGCCATTGTGTCAGTTTATGTTTTGTGATATATTTTTTTGAGAAGTATAAAAAAACCCGGCGGAGCCTTTGGCTCCGCCGGGTTCATATTAATTAGGCTTATCGTCTGTCAGCTCAAATCCCCAATCTTTTCCTTTTTGGGTGGCCGGAATACCTTTCGTCATCCAGACCGGAGCTTTAGCATCTTTAAGATAGTAATCAAAAAACTGCTGTTCACGGATTTGAATATCCTTTCTGTTCTGGCGTTTTACCAGATTATGATCATCACCGTTATAGTTCAGAAGCCATACCGGTTTTCCAAGGCGGCGTAATGCGGTAAACATTTCAATTCCCTGATACCATGGCACTGCACCATCTTTATCATTACTCATAATAACTACCGGAGTCTGTACTTTATCAATGGTAAAAAGCGGTGAATTTTTAATATAAAGATCCGGTGCTTCCCATAGATTTTTTCCTAATCTGCTTTGTGATTTTTCATACTGAAACTGTCTGTTCATCCCCGATGTCCATCGGATTCCTCCATATGCAGAAGTCATGTTGACAACAGGAGCACCACTCCACGCGGCAGCATACATATTGGTATGAGCAATAAGATAGGCTACCTGATAACCACCCCAGCTTTGTCCCTGAATTCCGATTTTAGCACCATCTACCCAGGAATTTTGTTTTAATTTTTCAACTCCGGAATTAATGTATTCCATTGCAGATTCCCCAGGGAAGCCGTCTGTGTAAGAAATATCAGGAGTAAAAACCAGATACCCGTTGCTCACAAAATAAGAAATATTCAATCTTGAAGGTGTAGGAGCTGGCGCAACATAACGGTTCAGATTATCCGAAAGTTTTTCATAGAAATAGACAATCATAGGATATTTTTTATTCGGATCGAAATTTTCCGGTTTGTATAAAATTCCTGTAGAAGTATGCTCTTTTGGTGTTGTCCAGTGTATCAGTTCATCTGTGCTCCAGTTATATTGCTTTTGCTGCGGATTGGTATCACTCAGCTTTTGCTGTTCTGAGAAATCAGATGCTGCAAAAATGTTGGGAGAATCAGTGTAGGATTCTTTTACTAATATATATTCTTCAGCATTTTTTGCTTTTTGAAGACTTCTGTATCCCCACACATCTTCCATCTGGATTTTTACCGGATCTGAACCCGACTGGATAGATGTTTTAAAAATTCCATTCGCTTTGGATGTATTATCAAATGCTGATAAATAAATAGCTGATTTTCGGTTCAAGCTTTTAATATCTTTATCTAAATCGTAAGTGTCAAATGTTATTTTATGCTTACGCCCAAATCCATTGGTGATATTTCTCGGCTTTTTTGAACCATTCAGGAAAAACTCCCAAAGATCGTAACGGTCTCTGATAATCACAGATTCATCATTATCTGTCCAGGATGCAATACCATAAGAATTTGGAAAATCCGGCATATCAAATTCTTCATCCACAAAAGAAACAGGCAATCCGCTGCTCAATGGAAGTGTTTGTTTTGTCTTCACATTATAGCTGAGCCACTTCCCTTTTTCTCTGTCAAAAATCACTACGAATTTCCCGAGTGGAGAAACAACCGCTGCTCCATTCAGATTCTGAATAATTTCCGTTCTTTCC is a window from the Chryseobacterium indologenes genome containing:
- a CDS encoding response regulator transcription factor yields the protein MKKKHLTHAKKPHPLTKVWNDYPEILQNDNRILPVPVIEHLIGEIFAPGKFYYYVINFADSTICNHHEDILKIHGLNKYPIHLKEIIDLIHPDDIEFVMEAERMSIEKIKEINGFDYQQELKTSYCFRMRTSKGNYELFHHQALHTYKDEKGRLLQAVNIHTNIEHITHQNSYIVLVCGINGREDFHQMQWMEHSKLHESTPVIFTKREVEIINCIAKGYSTGEISDRLNISEETVRTHRKNILRKSDCRNSSELIKKTFEWGYL
- a CDS encoding winged helix-turn-helix transcriptional regulator — its product is METKERAEENKICPLEVAVNTISGKWKIPIVWQINEGKKRPSEFLRGIAKVDRRVLNQQLSEMIDDGILTKQSFNELPPRVEYTLTPLGEQLVKILWQLNDWGKLLIPENEKV
- the recA gene encoding recombinase RecA, which gives rise to MSNIDDKKKALALVLDKLDKTYGKGTVMTLGDESIDNTIEVIPSGSLGLDIALGIGGYPKGRIIEIYGPESSGKTTLTLHAIAEAQKAGGIAAFIDAEHAFDRTYAAKLGIDLENLIISQPDNGEQALEIADNLIRSGAIDIVVIDSVAALTPKAEIEGEMGDSKMGLHARLMSQALRKLTATISRTKCTVIFINQLREKIGVMFGNPETTTGGNALKFYASVRIDIRKASAPIKQGDEAIGSRVKVKIVKNKVAPPFKQAEFDIMYGEGVSKVGEILDTAVDMGIVKKSGSWFSYEETKLGQGRDAVKDVLKDNPDLSEELENKIKEEMKNK
- a CDS encoding DUF4846 domain-containing protein, encoding MKKIITGITALLILTNCTKEKLSDRLLAEPDKNEHLIAENALKIHKDKNTIRERFSPPEGYEWSEEKSGSFGYFIENFKLKPYESQILKYDGNPISTQHLHEAVFDIDTGTKDLQQCADAAIRMRAEYLYKVKKFDEIKFHFTSGDLLSWNDYKNGTRAFVKRNSVSFRKTAAFDDSYQSFRNYLDLIFNYAGTISLNKETKPVAKNSDLKTGDILITPGSPGHIVFISGVCKNKEGKRLFLLSEGFTPAQSIHLLSNPFDPYFTPWYDLDIDAKETKTARYFFKPTNFRSF
- the gap gene encoding type I glyceraldehyde-3-phosphate dehydrogenase, with the translated sequence MSTIKVGINGFGRIGRLVFRAMTERDNIEVVGINDLINAEYMAYMLKYDSVHGIFPGEVSVEGNDLVVNGKRIRVTAERDPNNLKWNEIGADYIVESTGLFLSKDTAQAHINAGAKKVILSAPSKDDTPMFVMGVNHKELTDDIKILSNASCTTNCLAPLAKVIHDNFGIVEGLMTTVHATTATQKTVDGPSVKDWRGGRAALNNIIPSSTGAAKAVGKVIPSLNGKLTGMSFRVPTVDVSVVDLTVRIDKAASYEEICSVIKAASEGELKGILGYTEDAVVSQDFVGDKRTSIFDKDAGIMLSPNFVKLVSWYDNEMGYSNKLVDMLVHAASL
- the pfkA gene encoding 6-phosphofructokinase, translated to MKESAVKKIAVLTSGGDSPGMNAALRAVVRTANYYNIECYGVREGYNGLINNDFLKMGARSVKNIINQGGTILKSARSAEFRTKEGRQKAYDNCVKLGIDGLVCIGGDGTFTGAKIFNEEFGIRVIGVPGTIDNDIFGTDNTIGYDTALNTAMDAIDKIRDTATSHNRVFFVEVMGRDAGFIALNSGLATGALDILIPEKKDSIDELFTKFRDAEKTGKASSIVVVAEGEKLANVYELAEKTKQTFPDYDIRVAILGHMQRGGSPSCADRVLASRLGYGAVTGLMEGQTNVMAGMRSNDLTYTPIEEAIKKHNEINKDLLLISEILAI
- a CDS encoding oxygenase MpaB family protein, producing the protein MIQPRFKDAPHFRDFWESGNGKLLIEFSGAEVSFEKFEKFAPFFHHVDEIGDEVVRDVYFTKKFHEASREIEQYIRNGVSETDSVHESVKKLFTQTQKVPEWLDYNLLKSGAELCMRSNLDSLISLRDYCLIGGYDYAYLNKPLIVTEALKKGAVKRLSETLDFWVNATRYNALEVHAKGYEFAIKTRLIHSYARLSIKKHYKGWDTENWGEPINSWDMMATYIGFSLVFLHSLQKLGNSFSLEEEQGIFHLWKYVGYLLGIPEQLLPDNKKQATEYFYLWTSVQPPSDKDSVLLAHSLLNESLENPILKFEFQRKNLKYLHVCCTWFLLDDEVCKRLQIPEVPNKNLFPKSKILFNKIYDRIVSRDSRIKRGNKDQMKVLEDYLNITKNSNFH
- a CDS encoding S9 family peptidase, with product MKLKCTVFILLMMTCWVYAQKKPLDHSVYDSWQNIGARKISNDGKWIAYSVDAQEGNANLSLYSVKNKTSKKFARGTKVDFTNDSRFAVFQIRPQYKDIKAVKDKKLKKNKLTKDSLAIVDFLHDKTEKIPNVKSFKIPEKAGSYVAYLLENTKDKSSDDASDKEDGDENKDEDKNVKPLQLIVRNLLDGKTTEYDNVVRYEFSKNGKQLVFVTKKPEEKKDKKEGKDSADEKSADKKDTDKSKPKKYALQTVQVVDLQKGTVTKISEMEGDFSQLSFDEEGNQLAYVGTSSAQNDLVKLYQLYYFNFKGNKKETITNENAQMKKNWVVSENRLPLFSKNGKQLYFGVAPKPVAKDTAMIANDHAVVDIWNYKDDYLQTVQLKELKNDLKKSYAAVMQTEKPDFFRNIDGEDLDTLRLVNEGNAEFALGITSLNNRISSQWEGATKKTYFLIDNKTGERTEIIQNLNGAAVVSPLGKFVVIFDREKGKWLSYNVKTKQTLPLSSGLPVSFVDEEFDMPDFPNSYGIASWTDNDESVIIRDRYDLWEFFLNGSKKPRNITNGFGRKHKITFDTYDLDKDIKSLNRKSAIYLSAFDNTSKANGIFKTSIQSGSDPVKIQMEDVWGYRSLQKAKNAEEYILVKESYTDSPNIFAASDFSEQQKLSDTNPQQKQYNWSTDELIHWTTPKEHTSTGILYKPENFDPNKKYPMIVYFYEKLSDNLNRYVAPAPTPSRLNISYFVSNGYLVFTPDISYTDGFPGESAMEYINSGVEKLKQNSWVDGAKIGIQGQSWGGYQVAYLIAHTNMYAAAWSGAPVVNMTSAYGGIRWTSGMNRQFQYEKSQSRLGKNLWEAPDLYIKNSPLFTIDKVQTPVVIMSNDKDGAVPWYQGIEMFTALRRLGKPVWLLNYNGDDHNLVKRQNRKDIQIREQQFFDYYLKDAKAPVWMTKGIPATQKGKDWGFELTDDKPN